Proteins from one Coffea arabica cultivar ET-39 chromosome 8c, Coffea Arabica ET-39 HiFi, whole genome shotgun sequence genomic window:
- the LOC140013270 gene encoding uncharacterized protein: protein MAESSTLTDGGKGQADVVLEDFATWMMEVLNSCQKSTPSMDSSSAQIGIKLDDTNYALWSQIVEMYISGKDKLGYINGELPQPSPTDPAYRRWRTEDSIVKGWLINNMAPSLIGTFVRFPTAKAVWDAIATTYFDGTDTSQLYDLRRKVTRLRQAGGLIEKYYNDLQGLWREIDFRRPNPMECAADISRYNSLIQEERVYTFLDGLDDRLDQIRSDVLRMKPFPTVEEAYAYVRREDSRQSVMITGGDHSIGSVMASKGRKNEPILVPRAEMPTEEVNCAHCNKKGHTQDTCFKLHGYPTWWKERKGRNWPADRLNVAGQNGKVAVAVADINIAQVHSTSSTNQHQGNSHKGDNRSWY, encoded by the exons ATGGCCGAATCGTCTACGCTCACGGACGGTGGGAAAGGACAAGCTGACGTAGTTCTAGAGGATTTTGCCACTTGGATGATGGAAGTCCTGAATAGCTGCCAGAAGTCTACACCGAGCATGGATTCGTCTTCGGCTCAGATCGGCATCAAGTTGGATGATACCAACTATGCCTTATGGTCCCAAATTGTCGAGATGTATATCTCAGGGAAGGACAAATTGGGGTATATTAATGGTGAACTCCCTCAGCCGTCACCAACAGATCCAGCGTATCGACGGTGGCGAACTGAAGACTCTATCGTGAAAGGGTGGTTGATAAATAATATGGCTCCATCCTTGATCGGTACCTTTGTTCGTTTTCCCACAGCAAAAGCGGTATGGGATGCTATTGCTACCACATACTTTGATGGAACCGATACATCCCAACTGTATGATCTGAGGCGGAAGGTGACTAGACTGAGACAAGCTGGTGGGCTGATCGAAAAGTACTACAACGATTTGCAAGGTTTGTGGAGGGAGATCGATTTTCGTCGGCCGAACCCGATGGAATGTGCTGCCGATATCAGCAGGTATAATTCTCTCATACAGGAAGAGAGAGTCTACACTTTCCTCGATGGGTTAGATGACCGACTGGACCAGATTCGCAGTGATGTTCTGCGGATGAAACCATTTCCAACAGTAGAAGAGGCATATGCCTATGTCCGACGAGAAGACAGCAGACAATCGGTGATGATAACAGGGGGAGACCACTCAATCGGCTCTGTCATggcttccaagggaaggaagAATGAGCCGATTTTAGTACCCCGAGCCGAGATGCCAACTGAGGAAGTTAATTGTGCCCACTGCAATAAGAAAGGGCACACACAAGATACGTGCTTCAAGTTGCACGGATATCCAACCTGGTGGAAAGAGCGCAAAGGGCGAAATTGGCCCGCTGATCGACTGAATGTTGCTGGTCAGAATGGAAAGGTGGCCGTTGCAGTTGCTGATATCAATATTGCCCAGGTGCACTCTACGTCTTCTACCAATCAGCATCAAG GAAATTCTCACAAAGGAGATAATCGGTCGTGGTACTAG